A window from Gossypium raimondii isolate GPD5lz chromosome 7, ASM2569854v1, whole genome shotgun sequence encodes these proteins:
- the LOC105767541 gene encoding NADP-dependent glyceraldehyde-3-phosphate dehydrogenase: protein MAGTGLFAEILDGDVYKYYADGEWKKSSSAKTVAIINPTTRKTQYKVQACTQEEVNKVMESAKTAQKSWAKTPLWKRAELLHKAAAILKEHKAPIAECLVKEIAKPAKDAVTEVVRSGDLVSYTAEEGVRILGEGKFLVSDSFPGNERTKYCLTSKIPLGVILAIPPFNYPVNLAVSKIAPALIAGNSLVLKPPTQGAVSALHMVHCFHLAGFPKGLISCVTGKGSEIGDFLTMHPGVNCISFTGGDTGIAISKKAGMVPLQMELGGKDACIVLEDADLDLVAANIIKGGFSYSGQRCTAVKVVLVMESVADVLVDKVKAKIAKLTVGPPEDDCDITPVVSESSANFIEGLVKDAKEKGATFCQEYKRDGNLIWPLLLDNVRPDMRIAWEEPFGPVLPVIRINSIEEGIHHCNASNFGLQGCVFTKDVNKAILISDAMETGTVQINSAPARGPDHFPFQGLKDSGIGSQGVTNSINMMTKIKSTVINLPTPSYTMG from the exons atgGCTGGGACTGGTTTGTTTGCAGAGATATTGGATGGAGATGTTTACAAGTACTATGCTGATGGAGAATGGAAGAAGTCTTCTTCAGCCAAAACTGTTGCCATTATTAATCCAACTACCAGAAAAACTCAGTACAAGGTTCAAG CTTGTACACAAGAAGAAGTGAACAAGGTCATGGAATCAGCAAAAACTGCACAAAAGTCTTGGGCCAAGACTCCACTTTGGAAACGAGCTGAGCTACTTCATAAAGCTGCAGCCATCCTAAAGGAGCATAAAGCACCAATTGCTGAGTGCCTGGTTAAAGAAATTGCAAAACCAGCCAAAGATGCAGTTACCGAG GTTGTAAGGTCCGGGGATCTGGTTTCTTACACTGCTGAAGAGGGAGTTAGGATTCTTGGAGAAGGAAAATTCTTGGTATCTGATAGTTTTCCAGGGAACGAAAGAACCAAATATTGCCTCACTTCCAAG ATCCCGCTTGGAGTAATTCTAGCCATTCCACCATTCAATTACCCTGTCAACCTTGCCGTTTCGAAAATCGCACCAGCTTTAATTGCAGGAAACTCCCTTGTACTCAAGCCACCTACACAG GGTGCTGTTTCAGCTCTTCATATGGTGCACTGCTTTCACTTGGCTGGCTTTCCCAAAGGGCTCATTAGTTGTGTGACAGGGAAAGGCTCTGAGATTGGTGATTTCCTTACTATGCATCCTGGAGTTAATTGTATAAG CTTCACTGGTGGAGACACTGGTATTGCTATCTCAAAGAAGGCAGGAATGGTCCCTCTTCAAATGGAATTGGGAGGAAAAGATGCTTGTATCGTACTCGAGGACGCCGACTTAGATTTGGTTGCTGCAAACATAATAAAAGGAGGATTTTCTTATAG TGGCCAAAGATGCACTGCTGTTAAAGTTGTGTTGGTGATGGAATCTGTTGCGGATGTTCTGGTGGACAAAGTGAAGGCAAAAATCGCAAAGTTAACGGTTGGACCACCGGAGGATGACTGTGATATCACTCCGGTTGTGTCGGAATCATCTGCAAATTTCATAGAAGGGCTGGTCAAGGATGCCAAAGAGAAAGGAGCTACATTTTGTCAGGAGTACAAGAGAGATGGCAATCTTATATGGCCATTGTTGTTAGACAATGTTCGGCCTGATATGAGGATTGCATGGGAGGAACCTTTCGGCCCGGTTTTGCCAGTTATAAGAATCAACTCCATTGAGGAAGGAATCCACCATTGCAATGCTAGCAACTTCGGGCTCCAg GGATGTGTGTTCACTAAGGATGTCAACAAAGCAATATTGATTAGTGATGCAATGGAGACCGGGACAGTTCAGATTAATTCCGCACCAGCTCGAGGACCGGATCATTTCCCATTTCAG GGTTTGAAAGATAGTGGAATTGGATCACAGGGAGTTACCAACAGCATTAACATGATGACAAAGATCAAGAGCACTGTCATCAATTTACCAACCCCATCTTACACTATGGGTTAG
- the LOC105767300 gene encoding uncharacterized protein LOC105767300, translating into MAEPPEPSLATVTSRCMLLKSPTKSTRMSKGSNCGHVVSAKALKEVKSSACLVCHKEFVESDKVVINGREAEVAALREMMKEEKAKTVKGKKKRAMDVLDGEKGFKGLSNGEMKYRAADAAQAHATKQVYALIFTSSKKSDFKETFTCRSLPLGRN; encoded by the exons ATGGCGGAGCCACCGGAGCCGAGTCTCGCGACTGTTACCTCAAGATGTATGCTGTTAAAAAGCCCGACAAAGTCGACCCGAATGAGCAAAGGTTCG AACTGCGGGCATGTGGTTAGTGCTAAGGCTTTGAAAGAGGTGAAGTCATCAGCTTGCTTGGTTTGCCATAAGGAGTTTGTGGAGTCTGATAAGGTGGTGATTAATGGGCGTGAGGCGGAGGTAGCTGCTTTGCGGGAGATGATGAAGGAAGAGAAAGCGAAAACGGTGAaggggaagaagaaaagagcGATGGATGTTCTGGATGGGGAGAAGGGCTTTAAGGGATTGAGTAATGGTGAGATGAAGTATAGAGCTGCGGATGCGGCACAGGCTCATGCTACTAAGCAAGTATATGCTTTGATATTTACCTCTTCGAAGAAGTCCGATTTTAAGGAAACTTTTACGTGCAGATCACTCCCACTCGGTCGAAACTGA
- the LOC128031856 gene encoding probable CCR4-associated factor 1 homolog 7: MSILPKSESIHIREVWDENLNCEFELIREIVDDYPFIAMDTEFPGIVLRPIGNFKSSFDYNYQTLKANVDLLKLIQLGLTFSDAKGNLPTCGTDKYCVWQFNFREFDPNEDVYANDSIELLSQSGIDFQKNKEKGISAHDFSELLMSSGIVLNDNVHWVTFHSGYDFGYLLKLLTCKNLPETQTGFFSLIKIYFPTLYDIKHLMKFCNSLHGGLNKLAELLEVERIGICHQAGSDSLLTCCTFMKLKENFFSGSAEKYAGVLYGLGVENGQNTL; encoded by the coding sequence ATGTCGATTTTGCCGAAAAGTGAATCAATTCACATAAGGGAAGTTTGGGACGAgaatttgaattgtgaattcGAGTTAATTCGAGAGATTGTGGATGATTACCCGTTCATTGCTATGGACACTGAGTTCCCGGGCATTGTTCTACGCCCAATAGGCAATTTCAAGAGCAGTTTTGATTACAATTACCAAACCTTGAAAGCAAATGTTGATCTTTTGAAACTGATTCAGTTGGGTCTTACTTTCTCTGATGCCAAAGGGAATTTGCCTACTTGTGGAACTGATAAATACTGCGTTTGGCAATTCAATTTCCGCGAATTCGATCCTAATGAGGATGTCTATGCTAATGACTCCATTGAGCTTTTGTCTCAAAGTGGCATTGATTTTCAGAAGAACAAAGAAAAGGGCATTAGTGCTCATGACTTCAGTGAATTGTTAATGTCATCTGGGATTGTTTTGAATGATAATGTGCATTGGGTGACTTTTCATAGCGGCTACGATTTTGGGTATTTGCTTAAGTTGCTCACTTGCAAGAATCTTCCTGAAACACAGACAGGGTTCTTTAGTTTGATTAAGATTTATTTCCCGACTCTATATGATATCAAGCATCTGATGAAGTTTTGCAATAGCCTACATGGTGGGTTGAACAAGCTTGCAGAGCTGTTAGAAGTGGAGAGGATTGGTATTTGTCACCAAGCTGGTTCAGATAGTTTGCTTACTTGTTGTACATTCATGAAActgaaagaaaatttctttagtGGTTCGGCCGAGAAATATGCTGGTGTGTTATATGGTCTTGGTGTTGAGAATGGACAGAATACTCTCtaa
- the LOC105767142 gene encoding uncharacterized protein LOC105767142 isoform X1, protein MVIEMFHNGQPKDEALFPLEIFGIKFSTATIQCCQGAIVRFDSTTLPFAGQKLYQDCRMQTEVYHLNSPQQNGNDSSKRWTLPPPGWVKLNTGGAVALYHSWAAAGGVAKRRPWKLATWI, encoded by the exons ATGGTAATAGAAATGTTTCACAATGGCCAGCCAAAGGATGAGGCCCTTTTCCCCCTGGAGATTTTCGGTATAAAATT TTCAACAGCCACAATTCAGTGTTGCCAAGGAGCCATTGTAAGATTTGATTCCACAACATTGCCATTTGCGGGGCAGAAGCTGTATCAGGATTGTAGAATGCAGACTGAG GTCTATCATCTGAATTCTCCACAGCAGAATGGTAATGATTCTTCCAAGAGATGGACTTTACCTCCCCCAGGATGGGTCAAACTCAACACAGGCGGAGCGGTTGCCTTGTACCATTCTTGGGCAGCAGCTGGTGGGGTTGCTAAGAGACGACCATGGAAATTGGCTACTTGGATATAG
- the LOC105767142 gene encoding uncharacterized protein LOC105767142 isoform X2, producing MVIEMFHNGQPKDEALFPLEIFGIKFSTATIQCCQGAIVRFDSTTLPFAGQKLYQDCRMQTEILVKFVELIKSLCFMPCVIAKLPEQFG from the exons ATGGTAATAGAAATGTTTCACAATGGCCAGCCAAAGGATGAGGCCCTTTTCCCCCTGGAGATTTTCGGTATAAAATT TTCAACAGCCACAATTCAGTGTTGCCAAGGAGCCATTGTAAGATTTGATTCCACAACATTGCCATTTGCGGGGCAGAAGCTGTATCAGGATTGTAGAATGCAGACTGAG ATACTTGTCAAATTTGTGGAGCTGATCAAGAGCCTGTGCTTCATGCCTTGCGTAATTGCCAAGTTGCCAGAGCAGTTTGGTTAA
- the LOC105766941 gene encoding FIP1[V]-like protein has protein sequence MEDDDEFGDLYTDVLKPFSSAAAPPLQPSTPTHFHRPIDSNPQSQGGDDDDILFGPSRSIPDTQNLAPLKFHPVLPPAVAAAAALGSIPNSAPEPMVLDSGKEVVFDIEEGGSKEIEDSGLDDPIIPGLTDSVRQEDSGRNDDGGDGGLRGSGQVEAEADGEGDDWDSDSEDDLQIVLNDNNHGPMAMERGVIGEDDDDEDGDPLVIVADADANQGMEEQDWGEEGGQTADGERKEGGEVGKVGTAGSGGGGVVAPKIGYSSHGFHPFHSQFKYVRPGAAPMPGATAGGPGGAPGQVRPGMSAMVGRGRGDWRPPGMKAGPSMQKGFHPNFGMPGWGNNTVGRGFGGGLDFTLPSHKTIFDVDIDSFEEKPWKYPGVDLSDFFNFSLNEESWKDYCKQLEQRRLETTMQSKIRVYESGRTEQDYDPDLPPELAAATGQEISVDTANLGRSNGGQDDLTKGTARVRPPLPTGRAIQVEGGSGERLPSIDTRPPRIRDSDAIIEIVCQDTLDDDSSTGNAVEDRTENDMPREDLRGDLAPEADIVHEDTEYVNGFPDAYSSRKRELVERTMNSVRTNVPEDDGILPVCGETSRPYGPGFRSQSPMYHNGNFGSPRDERHRQGRARERSPHMTPSRGKWDKLSDTHSHEEESVESMDQKSPLLVKDDVDDELEPADRSPVTEKDELINGPRKDESPHDPKKNEEVSSQVEQQKLQELEGGEDFMAARISENSEARSGSSRDYQKWRDGAEDEVVQGGRSSRIPIVKKHMDEHDQNFRRKDRDARCEFERSQIVGKPGEDSYPVRDYDTSSPHSLHIKMEGLDRRRESDNIDVTWQQREDDFYSKKSRAEDLRKRERDEMGSRNRAKVRESERSDRDDYPHSRKQLDNGIYKVHHDKDVSARHRERDDNLKSRYEAADDYHSKRRKDEEYVRRDIADKEETLHGNRESSSSRRKRERDEILDPRKRVEQQRTRDTFDHHSVRHKDEIWLHRERVERQRERDDWNRLKQSHDESLSKREREEGRGTVRSGRGSEDKAWVGHNRAKDEHKVSGKEYQLKETARHSEQMKRRDRNDDESFSRHRGHEDSNARGHQFSNDERKSRQERSSTRSDHVVNASDSQRGHEKKHKENTRKNRESEGGDPISLGSAKRNQEDLSGHYNETGLRSVEKNENPVHYNSSKKHRDDPSSDDEQQESKRGRSKLERWTSHKERDYSINSKSSASSKFKEIEKIDNVDAAESNKTLDEPGKLVEPAENHHPLSDNKTAGAPETKETDTRPLDDRHLDTVEKLKKRSERFKLPMPKEKDAMAIKKMESEALPSAKNETPADSEVKPERPARKRRWISK, from the exons ATGGAAGACGACGATGAGTTCGGAGATCTATACACCGACGTTCTCAAGCCTTTCTCTTCCGCTGCTGCGCCACCGCTTCAGCCTTCTACACCCACCCATTTCCACCGTCCGATTGATTCCAATCCTCAATCTCAGGGTGGCGACGACGACGATATCCTCTTCGGGCCCTCACGTTCGATTCCGGACACTCAAAACCTAGCGCCGTTGAAGTTTCATCCTGTTCTTCCTCCTGCTGTTGCCGCTGCAGCAGCTCTGGGTTCGATCCCTAATTCAGCTCCCGAACCAATGGTTTTGGATTCTGGAAAAGAGGTTGTATTTGATATTGAAGAAGGGGGTAGTAAAGAGATTGAGGACTCAGGCTTGGATGACCCGATAATCCCGGGCTTAACCGATTCGGTTCGCCAGGAAGATTCTGGACGGAACGATGACGGAGGCGATGGTGGACTTAGAGGCAGCGGCCAAGTGGAAGCGGAAGCGGATGGAGAAGGGGATGATTGGGATAGTGACAGTGAAGATGATCTACAGATAGTGTTAAACGACAACAACCACGGGCCTATGGCTATGGAAAGAGGAGTGATTGGGGAAGATGACGACGACGAAGATGGGGACCCGCTTGTGATAGTGGCTGATGCAGATGCAAACCAAGGGATGGAGGAGCAGGACTGGGGTGAGGAAGGAGGGCAGACTGCTGATGGGGAAAGGAAAGAAGGGGGAGAAGTAGGGAAGGTTGGCACTGCTGGCAGTGGAGGAGGGGGCGTGGTTGCACCAAAAATTGGGTACAGCAGTCATGGTTTCCATCCGTTTCATTCTCAGTTTAAG TATGTAAGACCTGGTGCAGCACCAATGCCTGGAGCCACTGCCGGTGGTCCTGGAGGAGCTCCAGGTCAGGTTCGTCCAGGAATGAGTGCTATGGTTGGTCGTGGTAGAGGTGATTGGAGGCCACCTGGAATGAAAGCTGGTCCTTCTATGCAAAAAGGTTTCCATCCTAATTTTGGAATGCCTGGCTGGGGTAACAATACGGTGGGGCGAGGTTTTGGTGGCGGACTGGATTTCACGCTTCCTTCTCACAA GACAATATTTGATGTTGACATTGACAGTTTTGAAGAAAAGCCGTGGAAATATCCTGGTGTTGATCTTTCAGACTTCTTTAACTTCAGTCTAAATGAGGAGAGCTGGAAAGATTATTGCAAACAACTG GAACAACGTCGCTTGGAGACAACCATGCAAAGCAAGATTCGTGTTTATGAAAGTGGGCGAACAGAGCAG GATTATGATCCAGATTTGCCTCCAGAATTGGCTGCAGCAACTGGGCAAGAGATTTCAGTTGACACTGCTAATCTTGGAAGGTCAAATGGTGGACAGGATGACTTGACAAAAGGAACTGCCCGAGTGCGACCACCTCTA CCAACTGGGAGAGCAATACAGGTCGAGGGAGGTTCTGGGGAACGCCTTCCCTCCATTGATACTCGGCCACCTCGTATCCGTGATTCAGATGCAATTATTGAG ATTGTTTGTCAGGATACTCTAGACGATGATTCCTCCACTGGCAATGCTGTTGAAGACCGAACAGAAAATGATATGCCAAGGGAGGATCTTAGAGGAGATCTTGCACCTGAAGCTGATATTGTGCATGAAGATACTGAATATGTTAATGGTTTTCCAGATGCTTATAGCAGTCGAAAGAGGGAGCTAGTTGAAAGAACTATGAACTCTGTTCGGACTAATGTGCCTGAAGATGATGGCATTTTGCCTGTCTGTGGGGAAACATCACGCCCATATGGTCCTGGATTTAGGAGCCAGAGTCCTATGTATCATAATGGAAACTTTGGCAGTCCTCGTGATGAGAG GCATAGGCAGGGAAGAGCACGTGAGAGATCCCCTCACATGACACCTAGTCGAGGTAAATGGGACAAGTTAAGTGATACCCATTCCCATGAGGAGGAATCTGTTGAAAGCATGGATCAAAAATCTCCTCTCCTCGTCAAGGATGACGTTGATGATGAGCTTGAGCCAGCTGATAGAAGCCCTGTTACAGAAAAGGATGAGCTGATAAATGGCCCCCGTAAAGATGAGAGTCCACATGATcctaagaaaaatgaagaagtaAGTTCTCAAGTAGAGCAACAGAAGCTTCAAGAACTAGAAGGTGGTGAGGACTTCATGGCTGCAAGAATCAGTGAAAATAGCGAAGCAAGATCTGGCAGCAGCAGAGATTATCAGAAATGGCGAGATGGTGCTGAGGATGAAGTTGTTCAAGGTGGACGTTCTTCTCGCATCCCGATTGTCAAGAAGCATATGGATGAACATGATCAGAATTTCCGGAGAAAAGATCGTGATGCGAGATGTGAGTTTGAAAGAAGCCAGATTGTAGGTAAACCAGGAGAAGATTCTTACCCTGTTAGAGACTACGACACTAGCTCACcacatagtttgcacatcaaaATGGAGGGTTTGGATAGGCGAAGGGAGAGCGACAATATTGATGTTACATGGCAACAGAGAGAAGATGATTTTTACAGCAAAAAAAGTAGAGCTGAGGACTTGAGGAAGAGAGAGCGTGATGAAATGGGTTCTAGGAACAGGGCTAAGGTCCGAGAAAGTGAGAGGAGTGACAGAGATGATTATCCACATTCTAGAAAACAGTTGGATAATGGCATTTATAAAGTTCATCATGATAAGGATGTCAGTGCAAGACATAGGGAAAGAGATGATAATTTGAAGAGTAGGTATGAAGCAGCAGATGATTACCACAGCAAAAGAAGGAAAGATGAGGAGTATGTCAGGAGAGACATCGCAGACAAAGAGGAGACCTTGCATGGAAACAGAGAATCCAGCAGCAGTCGCAGAAAGCGAGAAAGGGATGAAATTTTAGACCCGCGTAAGAGAGTTGAGCAACAAAGAACTAGAGACACTTTTGATCATCATTCAGTTCGGCACAAAGACGAGATTTGGTTGCATAGAGAGAGGGTTGAGAGGCAGCGGGAGAGGGATGACTGGAATAGGCTAAAGCAATCCCATGATGAAAGTTTATCAAAACGGGAGAGAGAAGAAGGACGAGGTACTGTGAGGAGTGGACGTGGTTCAGAAGACAAAGCATGGGTTGGCCATAACAGGGCAAAGGATGAACATAAAGTTTCTGGAAAAGAATACCAACTCAAAGAGACAGCGCGCCACAGTGAGCAGATGAAGAGAAGGGATCGGAATGATGATGAAAGTTTCTCACGTCATAGGGGACACGAAGATTCGAATGCACGTGGACACCAATTTAGCAATGATGAGAGAAAATCCAGGCAGGAAAGGTCAAGCACTCGGAGTGACCATGTTGTCAATGCTTCAGATAGCCAAAGGGGGCATGAGAAGAAACATAAAGAAAACACTAGGAAGAATAGAGAATCGGAAGGTGGAGATCCAATCAGTTTGGGCTCTGCCAAGAGAAACCAGGAAGATTTAAGTGGTCACTACAATGAAACG GGTTTGAGAAGTGTTGAGAAGAACGAGAATCCAGTTCATTATAACTCTTCCAAAAAACATAGAGACGATCCTTCTTCAGATGATGAGCAGCAAGAGTCAAAACGGGGGCGCTCCAAATTGGAACGTTGGACAAGCCATAAGGAAAGGGATTACAGTATCAATAGCAAGTCATCTGCTTCCTCAAAGTTCAAGGAGATTGAGAAGATTGATAATGTGGATGCCGCAGAATCAAACAAAACTCTAGATGAACCTGGTAAGTTGGTCGAGCCTGCTGAGAACCATCACCCTTTGTCTGACAATAAAACTGCTGGTGCGCCAGAGACCAAGGAGACCGATACAAGGCCATTGGACGACCGGCATCTTGACACTGTCGAGAAGCTGAAGAAGCGAAGTGAGAGATTCAAACTTCCAATGCCTAAGGAAAAAGATGCCATGGCaataaagaaaatggagagCGAGGCATTGCCTTCAGCCAAGAATGAAACTCCTGCGGATTCCGAAGTTAAGCCGGAGAGACCAGCCCGAAAACGAAGGTGGATCAGCAAGTAA
- the LOC105767032 gene encoding uncharacterized protein LOC105767032 — MERSTTSWLRTLGIQLSLCFALYIVLNLGQPQKLVYNDNGSPFDLYFISVRGGFRSLQEQTHLLKLMGNVAKAYDLKFVVNISELGEDDPLMQNVTRLSPLLNVPWYTTGGSKHDGFGCFLHQVKLPRGRMLDILSLNTASLQDTVVVGSPSGKRGNLSNWLTRTLKATTSDWRVVVGFHPLVACKENEEEFTAKLINEPLHHIFVKFGVNVYLSQQGCFSYALQDNVAYIGNPGLIKENSRLGYGNGRYRIRTEMTDGFLLHRLGSLEMVTYFVTSAGEIVNKIVVQQRGRQVM, encoded by the exons ATGGAGAGATCAACAACATCGTGGCTTCGTACTTTGGGTATTCAGCTATCGCTTTGCTTTGCTCTCTACATTGTTCTCAACTTGGGTCAGCCTCAAAAGTTGGTTTACAACGATAATGGTAGCCCCTTTGACCTGTACTTTATAAGCGTTAGAGGTGGCTTTAGATCACTTCAAGAACAGACCCATCTTCTCAAACTG ATGGGGAATGTGGCCAAAGCTTATGATTTGAAGTTTGTGGTGAATATTAGCGAGCTTGGTGAGGACGATCCACTCATGCAGAAC GTGACCAGGCTCTCTCCCTTATTGAATGTCCCCTG GTATACCACTGGAGGTTCTAAACATGATGGATTCGGTTGCTTTCTCCATCAGGTCAAACTACCCCGTGGGAGAATGTTAGATATTCTCAGTTTGAATACTGCTTCATTGCAG GACACAGTGGTTGTGGGATCACCGAGTGGCAAGAGGGGCAATTTGTCAAATTGGCTGACAAGGACATTAAAAGCAACCACAAGTGACTG GCGCGTGGTAGTTGGATTCCACCCATTGGTTGCATGTAAAGAGAATGAGGAAGAATTTACTGCAAAACTGATTAATGAGCCTCTACACCATATATTCGTGAAGTTTGGAGTG AATGTTTACCTAAGCCAGCAAGGTTGCTTTAGCTATGCCCTTCAAGATAATGTTGCTTATATAGGAAACCCaggtttgattaaagagaacTCCCGTTTGGGTTATGGCAATGGAAGATACCGAATTAGAAC AGAAATGACTGATGGGTTTCTTCTCCATAGACTCGGCTCACTGGAGATG GTGACCTACTTTGTTACCTCAGCAGGGGAGATCGTCAATAAAATTGTAGTTCAACAAAGGGGCAGACAGGTcatgtaa
- the LOC105766782 gene encoding VAMP-like protein YKT61 — MKITALLVLKCMPEGADPIILANACDVSHFGFFQRSSVREFIVFVSRTVAKRTPPGQRQSVQHEEYKVHSYNRNGLCVIGFMDDHYPVRSAFSLLNQVIDEYQKNFGESWRTAQADSTEPWPYLDNALTKYQDPAEADKLLKIQRELDETKIILHQTIDSVLARGEKLDSLVEKSSDLSAASQMFYSQAKKTNQCCSIL, encoded by the exons atgaAGATCACGGCGTTATTGGTGTTGAAGTGCATGCCGGAAGGAGCCGATCCGATAATACTAGCCAATGCTTGCGATGTGAGCCATTTCGGTTTCTTCCAAAGGTCAAGCGTTCGGGAGTTTATCGTCTTTGTTTCTCGAACCGTCGCCAAACGAACCCCTCCCGGTCAGCGCCAGTCCGTCCAGCACGAAG AGTACAAGGTACATTCTTACAACAGAAATGGACTTTGTGTAATTGGATTTATGGATGATCACTACCCTGTTCGAAGTGCTTTTTCGCTTCTCAACCAG GTGATAGATGAATATCAGAAAAACTTTGGGGAATCATGGAGAACTGCACAAGCTGATAGCACTGAACCTTGGCCCTATTTGGATAATGCTTTGACCAAATATCAG GATCCTGCAGAGGcagataaattattgaaaattcagAGGGAGTTGGATGAAACTAAAATCATCCTT CATCAAACTATTGATAGTGTGCTTGCACGAGGTGAGAAGCTGGACAGTTTAGTTGAGAAGAGTTCAGATCTGAGTGCGGCATCTCAG ATGTTCTACAGTCAGGCTAAGAAAACCAATCAATGTTGTAGTATACTGTAA
- the LOC105766687 gene encoding temperature-induced lipocalin-1, protein MEVVKNLDIKRYMGKWYEIASFPSFFQPKKGENTSAFYTLNEDGTVHVLNVTFVNGKKDSIEGTAYKADPKSDEAKLKVKFYVPPFLPIIPVTGDYWVLYIDEDYQYVLVGGPTKKYLWILCRQKHMDEEIYNMLEQKAKDLGYDVSKLHKTPQSDSRPEGEDVPQDKGIWWIKSLFGK, encoded by the exons ATGGAAGTGGTGAAGAACTTGGACATCAAAAGATACATGGGAAAGTGGTACGAGATAGCTTCCTTCCCATCTTTCTTTCAACCTAAGAAGGGGGAGAACACCAGCGCTTTTTACACTCTGAATGAAGATGGGACAGTGCATGTGCTTAATGTGACTTTTGTTAATGGCAAGAAAGATTCCATAGAAGGCACCGCCTACAAGGCTGATCCCAAGAGTGACGAAGCCAAGCTCAAAGTCAAATTCTACGTTCCTCCTTTCTTGCCTATCATTCCTGTTACTGGGGATTACTGGGTTTTATACATTGATGAGGATTATCAATATGTTCTTGTTGGTGGTCCTACCAAGAAGTACCTTTGG ATATTATGCAGGCAGAAACATATGGATGAAGAAATCTACAACATGTTGGAGCAGAAGGCTAAAGACTTGGGGTATGATGTGAGCAAACTGCATAAGACACCACAAAGTGATTCTAGACCAGAAGGAGAGGATGTCCCCCAAGACAAAGGGATTTGGTGGATAAAATCCTTGTTTGGGAAGTAG